The nucleotide sequence CCGGGCGATGGCCTCGGGGCTGATGCACCAGGTGTCGGGGTCGATGTCGACAAACACCGGCGTGGCGCCGACGTAGCTGATGCCCCAGCAGCTGGAGGCAAAGGTGAAGGGCGTGGTGATGATCTCGTCACCCGGGCCGAACCCGCCGCAGATCGACGCGACATGGAGGGGCGAGGTGCCGCTGTTCATCCCCAGCGTCCGCGGATGGCCGAACGCGGCGCTGAAGCCCTGCTCGAAGTTCTCCACGTCCTTGCCGAGGCAAAAGCGCGTGTTGTCGTAGGTGTCGGCCAGCGCCGCCAGCACCTCCGCCCGGAGCGGCGCGTGCTGGAGTTTCAAATCGAGAAAGGGAACTTTCATGCAGAAGGATTCTCCGCGAATTACGCGGATGGACGCGGATAGGGCAAAACTTATCCGCGGTATCCGCGTTATCCGCGGGGAAGCTTGGGCATCAGGGCCTCGACCAGCGAATCGAGGCTGGGCTCGGCGGCCTCAAAATCCACCGGCAGGCCGAGCTGCTTCATCGCGGCGGTCGTGGTCGACCCGATGCTGCCGGCGCGCGGCTTGCGGGCCTTGGCCCCGAGCTTGAGCGCCGCCGCCTGGTCGAAGAAGGACTGCACGGCGGATGGGCTGGCAAACAGGATGGCATCGGCCCCCTTGGCGCGGAAATCACCCGCCACCGGGTCGGCGGCCAGGTCGGTCTCCTCGGTCTTGTAGACTGGCAGGGTGTCCACGATCGTGCCCGACTCGTGGAGCTTCTCCACCAGGGCCTCGCGGTTGCGATTGCCCGTGATGACCAGGACCTTGGCGCTGTCCATCGCCTCGCGGTCGATCAATTCAAAGGCCAGTTCCTCCCCGGAGGCCTTTTTCGGCTGCAAATCCACGCGCAGGTGCTGCTCGCGCACCGCGGCGGCGGTCGCCTCGCCGACCGCGGCGATGCGCACCAGGCCGATCGAGCGGATGTCGTCATAGACCCGGTGGAACTCCTCGAAGAAGAACTTCACGCCGTTGACGCTCGTGAAGATGATCCACTCGTAGCTGCTCAGGCCCTCGAACACCTCGGTGAGGGTCTCGGGGTTCACGTCCTTGCTCACCTTGATCAGGGGCAGTTCAATGACCTCGGCGCCCAGCGTCTCGAGACGGGCCCGCCAGTCGGCGGACGAGCCCGCGGGACGGGTGATGACGATGCGGCGGCCGGAAAGTGATTTTTTGTCAGACATGGATGTGATGTGACTACCCTCAGAACCCCAACTCGCGCAGGATGCGCCCGGCCGCCGCCATCGGATCGGCGTAGTCCGTCTCGCTGAGCGGCAGCGTGCGGATGCCGGTCTTTTCGTGGAAAAAGTGCAGTGTGGCGCCGACGGCATGCGCCGCGAACGCGATCTGGCAGCCGGCGCCGATGCGCGCCTGGAAGGCGCGCTCGAGGTTCACGGCCCGGGCGGTGGCGGCGTCGAGCGCGGGTACAAACTTCCCCTCATCGCCGGCGCGACATTGCAGGGCGATGGCCCCCTGCCCCACGGCCGGGACGCTCTCGGCGAAGGTCAACGGACGGAACACGACGCCCGGCCAGCTCGTGATGCCCAGCCGCTTCATGCCGGCCCCGGCGAGGATGGTCGCATCGGCGTTGCCGGCGGCGATCTTCTTGAGGCGGGTGTCCACGTTGCCGCGGATCTCGGTGAAAGTCGCCTGCGGGAAGAGCTTGGCGATCTGCTGCTGCCGG is from Lacunisphaera limnophila and encodes:
- a CDS encoding uroporphyrinogen-III synthase, coding for MSDKKSLSGRRIVITRPAGSSADWRARLETLGAEVIELPLIKVSKDVNPETLTEVFEGLSSYEWIIFTSVNGVKFFFEEFHRVYDDIRSIGLVRIAAVGEATAAAVREQHLRVDLQPKKASGEELAFELIDREAMDSAKVLVITGNRNREALVEKLHESGTIVDTLPVYKTEETDLAADPVAGDFRAKGADAILFASPSAVQSFFDQAAALKLGAKARKPRAGSIGSTTTAAMKQLGLPVDFEAAEPSLDSLVEALMPKLPRG
- the hemC gene encoding hydroxymethylbilane synthase, which codes for MKIILATRKSPLALTQTEMVMARFRAVIPGADCELLKIVTTGDKQAEWSLAKQGGKGLFTAELEQALLRGEADLAVHSCKDLPGENPPGLVVAGFLPREVTHDVLILREGVTVPATIGTSSPRRQQQIAKLFPQATFTEIRGNVDTRLKKIAAGNADATILAGAGMKRLGITSWPGVVFRPLTFAESVPAVGQGAIALQCRAGDEGKFVPALDAATARAVNLERAFQARIGAGCQIAFAAHAVGATLHFFHEKTGIRTLPLSETDYADPMAAAGRILRELGF